The DNA segment CCAGTCATTGGTAGGGATTTTTATCTTTCAGACATAACCACTCATATTTTGTATCATGAACCATTGCGAATTGAGGGCTACGTACCACCCTAGAAATTTAAGCTCCGAGAATAATTGCTATATGACCCCATTGTAAAGTCGTATTTGCGTGAGCCTAGGCCTCAGACATGACATCATGGGTTCGAGTCCATTACCAACAATTTCACATGTTATCCGTAGCAAAATAATTGTCCAGTGCAATTTATCTGATTAACATTGTTTGCAGACTACTTTAATTTGAGAGTTGATCCAATACACATGGAAACTTtaaactaattaattaatactTCCTCGGTCTTAAATATAAAGGTCATATTCATTTTTCCATTCATCACAAATATGTAGCTTATTTCCTTATTTAAActtattttatctatttttttatCACTCTACCTCCAACTTTAAATACATTAacaatttctcaaaaaaaaaaaaactattaaaaCATTAAGTGATAAAGCTAAAActgatttttattattagtattaacTTTCCTAATTTGTATAGAAGCAAATAGAACCTAAATATGTAAAACGAATGAAATACATTACTATTCCAATTTCAAGTTTAGATTAGGACGTTTGCAAATGTTTCTGGTTGCTTCTAATCACAAAATTTACGCCATGAATATGaactttttttaattaaaaggaATTTTCTTTTCTATCATATCTTAAATCTATACTATATTATGACGTACGAGTTGAACTTTAAACTAATTACAGAAAGTTCGGGGAGATCACAattataacaataataatagaAGAAATGCGTGTTTGCTTATCAAATCATGTACGTGTAATGCGTATCTCAGGACCggttgtaataataataattttaatgataatatcaataagtttttttttttaaaaaaaaaatctaatcgTGAGAATAAGATGATTTGTtggagttttaaaaaaaataaatacgaGAAGATCACTAAAATTATCAAGGAAAAACACATATGTATCGGCAAGTTAGATCCTACCTATACAGGCATTGCCTTGAGGTAGATCTAACGGTGGATATTTACCAATAAATATGGGGTCCATTAGTTTTTAGTGGACCcctcatgtattgataaatgagaactcttagatctatcatggGGGTAATGCCTGTAAAGGTAGGTTGAAATAAACCGTATCATATTATTGGTAAaacttaaaaaagaaaaaaaaaattaattgctcaaatATGGTCATATTTTTtaccattttttttaatattatagttttaaattttttccaaGGTGTTATAGTTTGGAAAAATTTGTTgtaaatccccaaacccaaatatatttttgtattcactcctgttaaaaaaaaaaagtatgttTGAACTCTTAATTCAAACAAAAATGTTTCTGCACTCCCTGGGCTCACATGTTTTTTTACGAGTGAAAataagtacaaaacattgaaaatatgatactaatgtatgatatttgagtactaATTGGTTTAGTTTTGATACAAAAgataaaaaattttgtacaaaatTTGAGCAACTTTATTTATATCAACATTTGCAACATATGTTTGAATActcaataattatatattagtaTCAGACCTAAAACAATTGATACTCTAATATCATATATCAGTTTCATATTTCCAATGTACCGTCGTTCAATTAAAAAAGGCAAATATGAAATTAATATCAATACTTGTATACATATTTGAGTAATAAAAAAACTTATATCAGTAACAAATTTGAAACAATTTATGCTcaaaatttatgtatttatattgtattttcaatattttgtacCAACTTTATTGCTAaaagaaatttatttttatttatactacTCCCTCCGTCCCATATATTTTGTCTTGTTTTAGTTTTCACacgaattaagaaaaatttattgggaaagtaaattttatataaacttcttattttatccctatttaatgtattaaaaaatgattgcacaatttttaaggtgtagttaataggggtatattagtaaagaagtgtaaaaaagtattactaaatatggtgtatgactatatatttggaacaaacaaaaaaagaaaCGTGGACAATATAATTGGGGTGGATAGAGTATATTATTAACTCAGTCATTCTTTAGTATCGTAATATTTGTTCTCTTATGAGATGAGTTAACTTTgcatatatttacaataaaaattaatagttatcataaaaataataatttttcgttggtaactcaaataaaataatctgtctcacaaaattgatgtGTGAAACAATTTAACAGTATTTTTTGTGTTAATACGATGTCAAGTTTACACGGATTTGATTTAACATTCATTATCCCAAAAAATTCTATTATCATAAACTTGTCAAAACAATAttgttaaataaatattattattttttaaaaaaagcatgatcattatattaaattaacatTCACTTGAACAGCTAACGTTGTATCTGATTCTATTGCAAAGTTTGTTATTTCTTTTCCTGTACCTGTTTTTTGGGTACCTGGGAATTTGCCTTCCTGGCTGGCCGGCCTTGTAACTAATGACTTGCGATCTATGAAATAAAGTTACAAGCTTTtgtccaaaaaaaaattaacattcaCTTGAACATGCATGCTATTTTATCTCTCTACCAACCTGAGATTCCCGAATCAGGTATCACTGATATATACCTGACAATTGACATTTaagcataaataaaatttattgatATCAATCAGCAAATAAACAATGGCATAAACTGTCCACAATTATGATTTATTAATGACTTTGAACatattgtttatatatatataattaatattgtaaacaaattaaaatacaacaaaaaaccCCAACTTCCATgagtctgatttatttatttatttatttccatgACAAGGACAAGATTCATTTGCATTCCGGCAACGGCGCACCGCACAAGCATCTGTTGTGGAAGTAAGAAGTGTAATCCAATTCCTGCAGCTGCCCGCCCACTGGAATCTTTCCGCAAAGCCGATTGTAGCTCACGTTCAGAAACAGCCGATCCAAATTCACCAAATCCTCCGCCAGACTCCCGTAAATCTTGTTGTGGTTCAAATCCAGAGTGCCCAAATCATCCGGGAACTGCAAGTTGGAGAAATCGAACTCCAGCAGATTCCTCGAGAAATCAACCACTTGTATCGACTTGTTCTTCCCGAACAAGAAGGAGATATCCCCTTCGAGCCTGTTCCGTTGCAGCTCCATAAGTATGAAGGGAAGCTCGCCCCAGCCTCTGGGAATCGTCCCCGAGAGCTGATTGTGCGACAGATACAGGTACTGCAGACTGGGGGTCAAGTTCCCGAACGACTCAGGTATGCTCCCGCTGAGCTTGTTCCTGTCCAATCGAAGCCCTAAGAGGTTTCTGAGATCGGCCAACGTAGGAGGGATCGAATCACTGAAATTGTTGAATGAAAGGTCGAGAAACGTGAGATTCTTGAGTTGTCCGAGGAAAGAAGGGATGGGGCCGGAGACGTTGGTCCAGCTGATTGTGAGGCTGGTGAGTTTTTTGAGATTGGTGATGGAACGTGGGATGGTTCCGGTGAGATTGGAGATCTTGTGAAAAGTGAGGGATTGGAGGTAGGGGAGATCGCCGATGGTGTCGGGGATCTGGCCGGAGATGTCGGCGGTGATGAGGTTGAAGGTGGAGATGCGATTGGTGGTGCGGTCGCATTTGACGATGTACCAGGAGCAGCAGTCGGTGTCGGGGTCCCAAGAGGCGAAATGGTAGGCGTTGCCGAAGTGTTGTTTGATTTGGAGGAGGACTTTCTTGTCTTGGGGATTGCATCTTATCGATTGGCAGACATGGGAGTACTCGGACAAGATGATAACAAGGACACAAATTGTGAAAATATATGAACTCTTCTTCATGCTTTTGCAGATTTGGGCTTTGGGCACGCAACTTCATTTGTTTGGGGCATGCCaagattatatatacatatacattttAGCATTATCCTTTATGACAAATTCTACATGTACACGCTAGTATCATTCAACCGTAGTGTTAAATATGTCATTTTTGTTTTTACAAGTTTTAATGGATTTAATATGAGATTAAGCGTGagaaaactttttaaatttttattataaaaagtAATATAATAGATTAAATAATACataagcatacaaattttatgaaaatatataaagCTCAAAATCGCTAATAGTGTGGAGTAAAACTTTTGTCGATCGATGTTGGGTTAAGTGTCTGCTCTTAAtggtaagaaaaaaaaaggttCAGGACAAACTTTATTTCGATTTCTTCAcggtaattttttttgtttaaaatcatAATTTGATTTGGTCACCAATTTCTCATGTTTTTGCTCGAAACAAAAATTTTTTCCTTACATTTCGTGCTCAATTGAGACTTTCTCACGTTTTTTAAAACATTGATGTTATAAAATAATGTATGTATATGTCGAGTTTGTGATACAACTAGAGTAGCATATTCAATTGATCATCTAAATTCAAACTAAAGAACATGTTGATTCACCAGAGATTATAAATTGAACATGTATTAAAAGTTAAAACCAAGATAGTGTGTTAATCCAATGGAATCTATACTCAACCACATACATGTGCATTGAGTCAAACTTTCCAAATTCGTGCCAAACTTGGTTTTTTCTTTCtccaaatatttaatatatcttTCCAAATTGGTGTTACATCtatgtaaaaaaattatattaatagaAGATGATTTTAGGTATATATTTTGATTGCTGCGCCTTACAAATCCAACGATCTCGTCGTGCAACTCAATCAAATCGAACTAGTTATAATGTCATTTacctaaaattaaaaaatataacgaAATGactcttaaaaaaatatataacgaaatgacttaaataatttaaatcataaaatagtTCAAACAAAACAATTTTTCTACATATAAATCCAATCTCTAAATTAGATGGAATTCTAGAtcaatattattaaataatatatatatacacatatatacatAGAGTACTGAACTAGGGGAGGTGAGATGTGTGTGTTAATGTTGACTAGGAATACAAAGAGAAAACTGGGATTTTGAATTCAAATGCGTGGCTCTAATCTACATATATGCGGCACACTGTTTTGAAAACCAACTTCGTTGATATGGATTTAGATCTTTATTATATCCAATTATTGATTCTAGAACATCAAGAAGAGTTGACATCCAATTAGTACCCGTGCACATTGGGTTTGTAGTGATCCGATCCAGAATCAACTATGATGATACCAAATTTTACCTCGAATTCGGTCTGGTAGAGCGGATCTTCCAATCTTTCAACATACAGTggtggtagcgcttagtcgtatcacgcTCAAATTAACctaactcagattaactaaataaacctgtagtagcgagagtaaggatcgtttccacgaggaaagttaatttaattgtgttcttaaaattatcgaaaataaataaaaaggggatttttaattttgaaattaactaactaaaattaaaagcaatttaaaacaaattttattgaCTAGCATGCAGGATTAAGAGTATAAAAAATCAATGAATTAAACAAGCATTGATATTGATCGACTACGCCTTTGAAGTTATttactcgatcatcgattctctaaaaataattaattaacattttaatattcatcaatgaaaattaaatttttatctcaccttaatcttagttaattagacacaagcgttcaaaattaactcttaccaataaattaattaaccaaaatacaagcgattaagatttaaattcaaggtagcattcaagctagtgaaattgatgaagctaaacaatacaaacacaagcggttgtatttaatctagtcaattgttgttcctacgaattaacaaattcacaagcataaattattaatcatagttgcttcacaaattatagggatcaaacaattacggatttgatatctaatttagctttagattatatgaaaaaattattaggtgatcaagccaataattaaacatacaagcatgacaatcaatttcaaacaactcttgatactcaaataaaaattaaacgatgacaatcaaaatctcacaagataaataaaacttcaaagggtttgtcttcctcaaccaagtactaaaagtgtagtgacccttacccggatcacctactaaacagaacttaggcatgcaattaacttaataaaacagatatcagaataaacttgcggaaaccataaataaatacaatcccaagaaaaggaaactgtgatttatccaaatattatacaaccaaatcgaatagctgtatcaacccaaaacaacagaaataaaacctagacgaagctccagctgaccaaccactgcctagcccctcttgggtccacccgcctcgtccaatcgcaaacctgccccatggaatagggtgtccagaaacacagagtacgagacgtgagcataaaatgctcagtacaagagtatgagtatacatgcatgcaaagtgaactccctataaactcgaggtcaaggatcagataacagagacagaccgggccctggtatgtagcacgctgtgccgttgcttcaggaggtggctcccataccgaaatacaagtggatatgccggacccaaatcgatggatgtccaaccactaacaggatagggaaaaatcctactaatagacatctcgaaggagataactcagtatgcaaatgaatgcagcataaatcaatgacatataaaccatgcagtcacataatacatgcatactcagtcaggatatctcgaacagtactttcgtacctcaaatcagtgcaagctctaccaactctaggtccacgcctatagtctgctctacactgccaaatgatactactatcattatagtgctctgaaagccttaactaagctattgcatactcctaaatatttataggaagcaaaagctataccttcgtccgtcgttagccctttgatgtcgatacctccagaacttgggcacaactccgctacgactatcgaacgcctcgacgactcccggggcaagcctaggaaggctagaacaactcgaatacgactagagtagagaggaaatccggaattggcaattgaaagtgaattctcggccctctatttatagacaacgatcggagcctccgatcctcgatcggaacgtccgaacctcgatcggaacgtccgatcctgccatcggagctttcgaagatcctgatctgcc comes from the Henckelia pumila isolate YLH828 chromosome 1, ASM3356847v2, whole genome shotgun sequence genome and includes:
- the LOC140889448 gene encoding polygalacturonase inhibitor-like; the protein is MKKSSYIFTICVLVIILSEYSHVCQSIRCNPQDKKVLLQIKQHFGNAYHFASWDPDTDCCSWYIVKCDRTTNRISTFNLITADISGQIPDTIGDLPYLQSLTFHKISNLTGTIPRSITNLKKLTSLTISWTNVSGPIPSFLGQLKNLTFLDLSFNNFSDSIPPTLADLRNLLGLRLDRNKLSGSIPESFGNLTPSLQYLYLSHNQLSGTIPRGWGELPFILMELQRNRLEGDISFLFGKNKSIQVVDFSRNLLEFDFSNLQFPDDLGTLDLNHNKIYGSLAEDLVNLDRLFLNVSYNRLCGKIPVGGQLQELDYTSYFHNRCLCGAPLPECK